A single window of Paenibacillus sp. FSL H8-0537 DNA harbors:
- a CDS encoding CGNR zinc finger domain-containing protein gives MDKPAFVFVGNHFTTDFVNTRKNVKGIQTELIESWGHLMSWLEQADRRKWVISDREELTPDEQDTIIQKILIIRSRIEQAFTQIIQEQSIPASIVTFLNQELARYRSYYQIEAGDQERPFTTVRNYEITQLPALFLEEACLFFTTFKLANLKKCENHACILFFYDSSRNQQRRWCSMDKCGNRVKVNQHYHRKKNQE, from the coding sequence ATAGATAAGCCCGCATTTGTTTTTGTAGGCAATCACTTTACAACTGATTTTGTGAACACCCGCAAGAATGTCAAAGGAATCCAGACAGAGCTCATCGAGTCTTGGGGTCATCTGATGAGCTGGCTGGAGCAGGCCGACAGACGGAAATGGGTGATAAGTGATCGAGAGGAGCTTACCCCTGACGAGCAGGACACCATCATTCAAAAGATCCTGATCATTCGCAGCCGGATTGAACAGGCATTTACCCAAATCATTCAGGAACAATCCATTCCGGCCTCGATCGTCACTTTTCTCAATCAAGAGTTGGCGCGTTACCGCAGTTATTATCAAATCGAGGCAGGCGATCAGGAACGTCCATTCACCACTGTCAGAAACTACGAGATCACGCAGCTGCCCGCCTTGTTCCTGGAAGAGGCCTGCCTCTTCTTCACGACATTCAAACTGGCTAATCTCAAGAAGTGTGAGAATCATGCCTGCATCCTGTTCTTCTACGATAGCAGCCGCAATCAGCAGCGCCGCTGGTGCAGCATGGACAAGTGCGGGAATCGCGTCAAAGTAAATCAGCACTACCACCGCAAGAAAAACCAGGAATAA
- a CDS encoding aldo/keto reductase, whose amino-acid sequence MKYRKLGKNGPEISVIGFGTWAIGGGDWVFSWGEQNDQLSQNSIRAALDAGINFFDTAAVYGMGHSEEVLGKALKDSRDKAIIATKFGLVWDGKNNITRNGTYGSIIREAEDSLRRLGTDYIDLYQMHWPDTDVKAPLEETLRAMEKLVQDGKIRYVGVSNFPIALLDEALAVRHIDSLQPPYSILAHQVESDLLPYCIAKGIGVLAYSPLASGLLSGNYTFDSRFDEQDWRSKSPSHTGESFMQNIAIVEQIQDVAEQLGITVSQLAIAYVLENPALTSALIGVRKPEHILNALAAAEVTLDESVLTEIRSIAKSARIVMPINE is encoded by the coding sequence ATGAAATATCGGAAATTAGGGAAAAACGGACCGGAAATCTCTGTGATCGGTTTTGGAACTTGGGCTATTGGCGGCGGAGACTGGGTATTCTCATGGGGCGAACAAAACGATCAATTGTCGCAAAATAGTATTCGTGCTGCGCTTGATGCTGGCATTAACTTTTTTGATACGGCTGCTGTTTACGGAATGGGTCATTCAGAAGAAGTGCTTGGTAAGGCGCTTAAAGACAGTCGCGACAAAGCCATCATCGCTACTAAGTTTGGATTAGTCTGGGACGGTAAAAACAATATAACCCGCAACGGAACATACGGTTCGATCATTCGCGAAGCGGAAGATTCCTTGCGCCGTCTCGGCACCGATTATATCGATTTGTACCAAATGCACTGGCCCGATACTGACGTTAAAGCACCTCTTGAAGAAACACTGCGAGCCATGGAGAAGTTGGTTCAGGATGGCAAAATACGTTATGTAGGAGTCAGCAACTTCCCCATCGCACTTCTTGATGAGGCTTTGGCGGTCAGACATATTGATTCCCTGCAACCGCCTTACTCCATACTTGCTCATCAGGTGGAGTCCGATCTTCTGCCGTATTGCATAGCTAAAGGAATCGGTGTACTGGCTTATAGTCCGCTTGCATCGGGCCTTCTCTCGGGCAATTATACTTTCGACTCTCGCTTCGATGAGCAGGATTGGCGATCGAAATCCCCTTCCCATACCGGGGAAAGTTTCATGCAAAATATCGCTATTGTCGAACAAATCCAAGACGTAGCCGAACAACTCGGCATCACAGTTTCCCAATTAGCTATTGCTTATGTTCTGGAGAATCCTGCCTTAACGAGTGCTCTTATTGGGGTACGTAAGCCCGAGCATATTTTGAATGCTTTGGCCGCTGCCGAAGTAACACTGGATGAATCTGTGCTTACAGAGATAAGAAGTATTGCCAAAAGCGCCCGAATCGTAATGCCTATCAACGAATAG
- a CDS encoding VOC family protein, translating to MRLGHIGLNVSEIERSVRFYTEVLGFTLRNLSEEPGRKFALLGDDQKNLVTLWQQSEGSFSPRLPGLHHLAFEVDSVDTIKGYEEKLRANGVPFIYDGMVAHTEGGDSGGIFFEDPDGIRLEIYALLGVGCHAHTATEGKACGFF from the coding sequence ATGAGATTGGGACACATTGGTTTGAATGTATCGGAAATAGAAAGATCGGTTCGATTCTATACGGAGGTATTGGGCTTTACACTGCGGAATCTATCGGAGGAACCCGGAAGAAAATTCGCACTGCTTGGCGATGATCAGAAGAATCTGGTCACCTTATGGCAGCAAAGTGAAGGAAGCTTCTCCCCACGGCTGCCGGGTCTGCATCATCTGGCCTTTGAAGTGGATTCGGTTGATACCATTAAAGGATATGAGGAAAAATTGAGAGCGAACGGAGTTCCCTTCATCTATGATGGGATGGTTGCTCATACGGAGGGCGGAGACTCCGGCGGGATCTTCTTCGAAGATCCGGACGGGATCCGGTTGGAGATTTATGCGCTGCTGGGTGTGGGCTGCCACGCGCACACGGCGACGGAAGGGAAAGCTTGTGGTTTCTTCTGA
- a CDS encoding helix-turn-helix transcriptional regulator produces the protein MSANSRRSELGDFLRTRRERLDPSEHGFTIGTRRRTSGLRREELAQVAGVSVSWYTWLEQGRDINVSTQVLESIARALRLDWMERRHLFDLALDTVTIQHLTQQSLEYDNLLQSVLDSWDTCPAYAVDYKWNIVGWNSLANRVFGDYSKRSERDINLIWYVFTNPSQRMLLINWEREAKNGQALFRATSDQYADDPWFSQFIHDLSEASLEFREWWALHDIQITHGNKELNHPVVGSLFLRQTTLLIAEFPELKILLYTPLPLGNTLEKLNHLASSTYETETKEL, from the coding sequence ATGAGTGCGAACAGTCGGCGTTCGGAATTGGGAGACTTTTTAAGGACGCGCAGAGAACGTCTGGATCCTTCGGAACACGGGTTTACGATAGGGACAAGACGAAGGACGTCAGGGTTAAGAAGAGAAGAGTTGGCGCAAGTTGCCGGAGTTAGCGTTTCTTGGTATACGTGGCTGGAGCAGGGGCGTGATATAAATGTCTCGACGCAAGTGCTGGAGAGCATCGCTAGAGCGCTGCGATTGGATTGGATGGAAAGAAGGCATCTGTTTGATTTGGCGTTGGACACGGTTACGATTCAGCATTTAACTCAACAGTCATTGGAGTATGATAACCTGCTTCAAAGCGTATTGGATTCTTGGGATACCTGTCCGGCGTATGCTGTTGATTACAAATGGAATATTGTTGGGTGGAACTCTTTGGCGAACCGGGTGTTTGGTGATTATTCAAAACGTTCTGAGAGGGATATCAACTTAATATGGTATGTTTTTACCAATCCATCACAGCGTATGCTGCTTATAAACTGGGAAAGAGAAGCAAAAAACGGTCAAGCCTTGTTTCGAGCGACCAGCGACCAATACGCAGATGACCCGTGGTTTAGCCAGTTTATACACGACTTAAGCGAAGCCAGCTTGGAGTTTCGGGAATGGTGGGCTTTGCACGATATCCAGATCACTCATGGCAACAAAGAGCTGAACCATCCTGTTGTAGGAAGTTTGTTCCTGAGACAAACAACGTTATTGATCGCTGAGTTCCCTGAGCTGAAAATTTTGCTATACACCCCACTTCCACTGGGAAATACGTTGGAGAAGCTCAATCATCTTGCTTCATCTACGTACGAAACTGAAACAAAGGAATTGTAA
- a CDS encoding pyridoxamine 5'-phosphate oxidase family protein, translating into MWFLLMHYHPGEIQVQERAGVRDIAARKNNIYSEIPLAAKTFLESQPFLILGAADDDGAVWASVWFGTPGFIKVEDSQHAIINGVPNSQDPISLCLYPSNPIAAIAVDFATRRRMRLNGRIGEIQPNGFQVRAEQVYSNCPKYIQAREWTLREGPSVELVAQALETLSEEVVTLVNKADTFFIATQHLQYGTDVSHRGGMPGFVRAEDDRTLVFPDYSGNAMFNTLGNAVCYPQAGLLFMDFDSGSLIQLTGTVEILWDVTPFAHWFQDAQRIIRFHLERGIITSHAMSLSWRTVQYSPANPSVVVES; encoded by the coding sequence TTGTGGTTTCTTCTGATGCACTATCATCCGGGCGAAATTCAGGTTCAGGAACGGGCGGGTGTAAGGGACATCGCAGCACGCAAAAATAACATTTACAGTGAGATTCCGCTAGCGGCGAAGACGTTCCTCGAAAGCCAGCCTTTTCTGATACTTGGCGCAGCAGATGACGATGGGGCAGTTTGGGCTTCCGTATGGTTCGGAACCCCCGGATTCATCAAGGTAGAAGACTCTCAGCATGCCATTATTAACGGTGTTCCTAATTCTCAGGACCCCATCTCACTCTGCCTGTACCCCTCCAATCCGATCGCAGCCATTGCAGTCGACTTCGCCACCCGGCGCCGCATGCGCTTGAATGGCCGAATTGGGGAGATCCAACCGAACGGGTTTCAAGTTAGGGCAGAGCAAGTCTACTCCAACTGTCCGAAGTACATCCAAGCGCGTGAATGGACCCTAAGAGAAGGACCGAGCGTTGAACTGGTAGCTCAGGCACTGGAGACGCTCTCTGAAGAAGTGGTGACCCTGGTGAATAAAGCGGATACCTTCTTCATTGCAACTCAACATCTTCAGTATGGTACGGATGTATCCCACCGCGGGGGTATGCCGGGATTCGTAAGAGCCGAGGATGACCGGACGTTGGTGTTTCCGGATTACAGCGGCAATGCGATGTTTAATACGCTTGGGAATGCAGTCTGTTACCCGCAGGCAGGGCTGTTATTCATGGATTTTGACTCGGGCAGCCTTATTCAATTGACGGGAACGGTCGAGATTCTATGGGATGTGACTCCATTCGCCCACTGGTTCCAGGATGCCCAGCGGATCATCCGATTTCATCTGGAACGGGGAATTATTACGAGTCATGCGATGTCTCTAAGCTGGAGAACCGTACAGTACTCCCCTGCTAATCCGAGCGTAGTTGTGGAATCCTAG